Genomic window (Marmota flaviventris isolate mMarFla1 chromosome X, mMarFla1.hap1, whole genome shotgun sequence):
CGGAAGGTTCCTTCCACCTGGTTTGACAATATGCACTACCTGAAAGTGTTGCATCTCGAATTCAACTATTTAGTGCAAGAAATGGCCTCTGGGGAATTTTTAACAAAGCTGCCCAATTTAAAAATACTCGATTTATCTTTTAACTATGTAAAGACAGAATATTCACAATATATTACTCTTTCCAAAAACTTCTCTAAACTTCAGTCTCTCAAGGCACTGCATTTAAGAGGTTATGTGTTCCAGACACTCAGAGAAGAAGATTTCCGACCTCTAATGGTTCTACCACAACTTCGAACTATCAACTTGGGGATTAACTTTATTAAGCAAATTGATTTTACCCTTTTCCAAAGATTCCCCAAACTGGAAATTATTTACTTGTCAGAAAACAGAATATCACCATTGGTAAGTGATATCAGGCAAACTCCTACAAATGGTTCCTCTTTGCAAAGTCATACCATTAAACGACGCTCCATGGATGCCAAGTTTGACCCACATTCAAATTTTTATCATAACACCAATTCTCTAATGAAGCCGCAATGTACTGGTTATGGCAAAGCCTTGGATTTAAGTTTAAACAGTATTTTCTTTATTGGTAAAAACCAATTCAAAGGTTTCAGTGACATTGCCTGTTTAAATCTCTCTGCCAATGGCAATGGCCAAGTATTTAATGGAACTGAATTTTTAGCTGTGCCTCAGGTCAAATACTTGGATTTGACCAACAATAGACTAGACTTTGATGATAACAATGCTCTCCGTGAACTGTCCCACCTGGAAGTTCTAGATCTCAGCTATAATGCACACTATTTCAAAATAGCAGGGGTAACACATCGTCTAGGATTTATCCAAAATTTGACACAGCTCAAAGTTTTGAACCTGAGCTACAACAGCATTTATACTTTAACAGAGGAGAAGGAACTGAAGAGCATGTCCCTGAAGGAATTAGTTTTCACTGGAAACCGCCTTGACCTTTTGTGGAACACCAAAGACAACAGGTACTGGTCCATTTTTAAATGTCTCAGGAACCTGACTCGGCTGCACCTGTCTTCTAATAACCTCCAGAATATCCCAAATGAAGCATTCCTTAACTTGCCAGACAATCTCACTGAACTGtacataaataataatctgttaaATTTCTTTAACTGGACACTACTCCAGAAGCTTCCATATCTCCTCTTGCTTGACTTAAGTGGAAACGAGCTGTCCTCTTTACCTAACAGCCTATCTAAATCTACACCTTCTCTTCAGACACTGCTGCTGAGCCGGAACAAGATTGCCCACCTTCCCTCTGGCTTTTTTTCCGAAGCCAGCCATCTGGTGCACCTCGATTTAAGTTTCAACTTGataaaaatgatcaacaaatCCACACTTCAGACAAAGACCACTACCAATTTAGCTCTTTTGGAACTAGGCAGAAACCCTTTTGACTGTACCTGTGACATTGGAGATTTTCGAAGTTGGATAGATGAAAATCCAAATGTCACAATTCCTAGATTGATAGATGTCATTTGTGCCAGTCCTGGGGACCAGAGAGGGAAGAGCATTATGAGCCTAGAGCTGACAACATGTGTTTCAGATACCATTGCAGCCATActctttttcttcacattctttatCACTACCATGGTTATGCTGGCTGCCCTGGCTCACCACCTGTTCTACTGGGATGTCTGGTTTATCTACCATATGTGTGTTGCAAAGATCAAAGGTTACAGGACTCTTTCCACATCCCAAACTTTCTATGATGCTTACATTTCTTATGACACCAAAGATGCCTCTGTTACTGATTGGGTAATCAATGAGCTGCGCTACCACCTTGAAGAGAGTGAAGGGAAAAATGTTCTCCTTTGTCTACAGGAGAGGGACTGGGACCCGGGGTTGGCCATCATTGATAACCTCATGCTCAGCATAAACCAGAGCAAGAAAACGATATTCATTTTAACCAAAAAATATGCCAAAAGCTGGAATTTTAAAACAGCTTTCTACTTGGCATTACAGAGGCTAATGGATGAGAACATGGATGTGATTATATTTATCCTGCTAGAGCCAGTGCTACAGCATTCTCAGTACTTGCGACTGCGACGGCGGATCTGCAAGAGCTCCATCCTCCAGTGGCCTGACAACCCCAAGGCAGAAGGCTTGTTTTGGCAAAGTCTGAAAAATGTAGTCTTAACTGAAAATGACTCACGATATAATAATCTGTATGTTGATTCCATTAGGCAATACTAACTGATGTTAAGCCATGTTTTGACACCATAATAAAAATTCAAGGCAATGACCCTTCTCTCTTAGGTATCTATTACTGTGTAACAAGTTACCACACAACCTAGAGGCTTAAAACAATCCATGTTTGTGATCTCATAGTCCCTGGAAGTCAAGAGACCAGATGCAGCCTAACTGGGTCCTTTGTCACAAGGTCTCTCAGAGGCAGCATTCCAAGAATTGGCCAGGGCTACAGACATCTCTGGGATTGGGACCCACTTTCAAGCTCACATCTATGTGGTCATTTTCAGGATTCAATTTCTTCTGGACTATTGACCAAATGCTGCTCTCAGGTACCTGCCAGGTGGACCTCTTTCACAAAGCAGCTGGTTTCATCAATGCCAGCAAGAGAGAGGGGTTGCTAGCGACATTAAATCATGTGTAAttaaatgacattaaattatGTGTGATCTATTCAGGGAAATGATACCCCAATACTTGGACCATATTCTATTTGTTAAAAGTCAACCACAGATCCCACCAGCTTCATGGGAATGACCACTGAAGTCCAGGGAAAACAGCAGAACTGGTGGGACTGTGATCACCTCAGTCTGTGGAAATCAGTCTATGACAGATCAGTGGTTGACTTAGACAATCATCAACAGTTTCCCCTGGACTACCATCCAGCCTGCCATCTTGGTCATACTGTGAATGCCAGGAGGTATGTATCATTGTGGCCTCTTAGCAATCAGCCTACAACACCtgctttttaatatataagaaCTTATGGCACTGTTAATTAATGTTTCTGATTAGACTGATCATAAATGTTATGGCTACATGGTTATATTATGCTATGATTGAATTAGCCTTTCTTTTACAATAACTTTTAGAGATATTGGCTATAATGTTTGACTTTTAAGGTTTAGATGTCATGTAAAGGCTGAAGTGGATAGGTTTTtagtatcttttatttcttaaccattttttttaaaaaagtatgcatCTACATTGAAAGCTTTTGGAGTATTTGTTAATTTCCCACTGCTGTAAATCTTAAGATGAATGATTaaactttcttcattttacaaGACAAGTGTATGATATGTATATAATAGGGAAATTAAGCTATACTATAAAAGAAATTGACACCTATGCTGGGTTTTTGAgaattctttttggaaaaaaatatcatcagtagaaatcaaaggaaaagccatttttatattaagataattattaatacagaaattaattctttcttaatttcagactcagaaaatataaaatcaggtGTCTGTTGGTACCCTTTACATAATCTTCCCAAATAAAGCCATTTGGCTTCCTCACCACTACTACTAGCCCCATAGTTCCTGCACAGCAGGTCATTGCACCCTCAATCCAGTATGAATCTTGAATCAGCTTATGAAATCTACTTGAGAATAACTGGACCTTAACTAAGCATAAGAAAATAAAGGGCCTTCAGCATGAAAAGAAGAATCACCTCCATTGCATCATTCTTCCTAAAATATAATAGCCTCTTTGTTAATCTTGCAGGATGAGTTATCTTTAAATGTGTATGTCTAAGCAATTGACCCAAACAGTATGTCACGATGTTATCTAATATGGACAAAGTAAAAATCAACACAAGTTTGCCAAAGAGAATTTAATTTTGTCATATTGAACCCTATTTTGTTGCCATGGTAAGTTTTTAGGGAGATATTTATGGCTGTGCTTGTTGTGGCCTggggataaaaatttaaaaaggcaagatTGAGTTGAAtctgtggtggtgcatgcctacaatgccagcaacttgggagactgaagcaggaggatcacaagtttgaggccaacctcagcaacttagtgaggccttccctcaaaatcaaaataaaagggactggcattgtagttcagtgggaaaacactcctaggttcaacctcctgcatcaaaaaataaaatagaataacaaaataaaaaataaatgaaaggccCAATAATTCCATTGAACAGACAAGAATGATAAGGGGGCAGTTGGAGCCATCCCTCCGCTTAGTCAGTTTGGACAACTATAGTAAAATGCCAAAGACTGGGTGACTTACAAACTATAGAAATTTGTTTCTCTTAGTTCTGAAGTTTGGAAAGCCAAGATCAGAGGGCCAGCATGGTTGGGTTTGCTGAAGGTCCTCTTTTTGATTGTAGACTGCTGACTTCACCTTGTAACCTCACATGGTGCACAGAAGGTGAGAGAACACTCTGGGGTATCTAATATAACGACATTAATTTCATTCATGAGGGTTCTACACTAGTGATATAATTACCTCCCAAGGGCCCCACCTCTGGTAACCATCacattgagggttaggttttcaaCTTATGAATTTAAGGGGATACAAGCTGTCAGACTGTAACATCTCTGTTGATAccatattaatttgttttctgcTAGAGGTTCTTTCTTATGGTCTCTAATTATttcagtaaaattaaaatgtcaatttttttcagtAGCATTGATAATTAAGAATCTATGTGAAGCTCATGTACTTTAGCAGTATTCTGCTAACAGagcaaaaattaatgaaagtgATGCCACAATATCAGTGGTCTAAGACAACTGAAGTTTATTGTCTGGAAGCTGAAAGTCTAAAATCAAGATGTCCACAGGGCCATGCTTCCTTTGAAATCTATAAGGAAGATCTTTCTCACCTCTTCTAGCTTCTGGTGTTTACAAACAGTCTACTGCATTCTTTAGGTTGAAGATgtatcactccaatctctgcctctgttgTCACAAGGGGTGTCCTCCCTCCatgtctctctcctcttctccaccCTACTCCACTGTGatttcatcttaactaattacatttgCAACCACTCTATTTCCAAATgaggtcacattctgaagtactaGCAGTTAGAACTTCAACCTGTAATTTGGGGGTGACATAGTTTAACTCATAACAACCTCcatggcttttctttttataaattactcagaACTCCATGGAAATTTAAAATTCCTTTGTGAATGGAAGAGTTACTTATGATTGTTGGAAGAATAAAGGTGATTTCCTTGTTGGTTATTAATAAAGtgattttagtgttatggtcagatttCCAATGTCATTATATTTGAACTTGAAGCCACTATAGTATCCATGAtttccatgttttcatttctgaCTGTGAGTGCT
Coding sequences:
- the Tlr8 gene encoding toll-like receptor 8; amino-acid sequence: MSFWSSILICLFLLISDSCEFFAESNYSRSYPCDEKRQNNSIIAECDSRQLQEVPQTVGKYVTELDLSDNFITHITNESFPELPYVTKINLNHNANQEHYNKNPDMNKNGMNITDGAFLNLKNLQELLLEDNQLERIPSGLPESLRELSLIQNNIISITKNDTLGLMNLESLYLGWNCYFVCSETFYIEDGTFESLTNLKVLSLSFNTLIHVPPKLPNSLRKLYLSNTKIKTIGQEDFKGLVNLRLLDLSGNCPRCFNAPFPCTPCDGNAAIEIHPLAFQNLTQLLYLNLSSTSLRKVPSTWFDNMHYLKVLHLEFNYLVQEMASGEFLTKLPNLKILDLSFNYVKTEYSQYITLSKNFSKLQSLKALHLRGYVFQTLREEDFRPLMVLPQLRTINLGINFIKQIDFTLFQRFPKLEIIYLSENRISPLVSDIRQTPTNGSSLQSHTIKRRSMDAKFDPHSNFYHNTNSLMKPQCTGYGKALDLSLNSIFFIGKNQFKGFSDIACLNLSANGNGQVFNGTEFLAVPQVKYLDLTNNRLDFDDNNALRELSHLEVLDLSYNAHYFKIAGVTHRLGFIQNLTQLKVLNLSYNSIYTLTEEKELKSMSLKELVFTGNRLDLLWNTKDNRYWSIFKCLRNLTRLHLSSNNLQNIPNEAFLNLPDNLTELYINNNLLNFFNWTLLQKLPYLLLLDLSGNELSSLPNSLSKSTPSLQTLLLSRNKIAHLPSGFFSEASHLVHLDLSFNLIKMINKSTLQTKTTTNLALLELGRNPFDCTCDIGDFRSWIDENPNVTIPRLIDVICASPGDQRGKSIMSLELTTCVSDTIAAILFFFTFFITTMVMLAALAHHLFYWDVWFIYHMCVAKIKGYRTLSTSQTFYDAYISYDTKDASVTDWVINELRYHLEESEGKNVLLCLQERDWDPGLAIIDNLMLSINQSKKTIFILTKKYAKSWNFKTAFYLALQRLMDENMDVIIFILLEPVLQHSQYLRLRRRICKSSILQWPDNPKAEGLFWQSLKNVVLTENDSRYNNLYVDSIRQY